A genomic window from Gossypium hirsutum isolate 1008001.06 chromosome D10, Gossypium_hirsutum_v2.1, whole genome shotgun sequence includes:
- the LOC107937768 gene encoding lysine-specific demethylase JMJ25 isoform X3, which produces MEGEGAIPDHLRCNRTDGRQWRCKRRVMEGKKLCELHHIQGRHRQNKQKVPESLKMQRKKRKKKVFEKNKLEIRAKLLKLARPVKRKRVIGGESEALDEAVRKMKLKRGDLPLELIRMVLKREAEKKKKKRKESECSDFDDDDDDDDDDDDDEKGDLMRELPNGLMAISSSSPHFDNAGSCSGSGSASGSGSVSGSCINVKVGETDNNAVAITRRRFRSKNIEPLPVGTLQVLPYKKNGANLRRGRRIRCHWCRKGGAPNLIKCSSCKQQFFCLDCIKEHYFFKREEVQVACPVCRGTCSCRACSVSQRRDDELFIFQEFLRDKIKVDKVLDFHYLICMLLPVFKQINQDQSVEIDVEAKIQGKKLCDIQVQPAESGGNKEYCCSYCKTLILDFHRSCPKCSYSLCLSCCRDIFQGNLFGTIKEVNCKCPKRRKTCLPGICLSDRKSVRITRQTSDSRYSDSSVSLPSQKAPDGSVPISCPPSEFGGCGDGLLDLRCILPQSWFKELEVSAEEIVGSYELPEAFDTFSCCSLCPATDDEAKRVKQLQEASRRENSNDNFLFYPTILNIHGDNLEHFQKHWCKGHPVIFRNVLQTTALSWDPIFLFCSYLKNSVAKAENEEPSKATTCSDWFEVEIGIKQLFLGSLRGLAQSSMCDEKLKLKGWLSSPLFQEQFPDHYSEIIQSLPLREYMNPGSGILNIAARLPQEITKPDLGPSVSISYCSSEELAQANSVTNLCYGLCDMVNVLAHATDAPVCMKQLNKIRKLMKKKKFQDERELAKTHLDQKMANELKEKSKSNGENIKVGLNGMINKEMHSRNTVPKLSRSPSAVHDAHDKEDSSDSDSDSDSDCNSNSEAALHPCDTIHGSEALEDQEIFGKRTDLAKSCGAEWDVFRRQDVPKLMEYLRKHSNEFGHTCGFQKHVVHPILDQNFFLDTSHKRRLKEEYEIEPWTFEQHVGEAIIIPAGCPYQIRNVKSCVNVVLDFVSPENVTECIRLINEFRLLPDDHKAKAKKFEVEKMALYRISAAIKEIRELICSESSAELSE; this is translated from the exons ATGGAGGGGGAAGGTGCTATACCGGACCATCTCCGGTGCAATCGAACAGACGGGAGACAATGGCGGTGTAAGCGACGTGTAATGGAAGGGAAAAAGCTCTGTGAGCTTCACCATATCCAAGGCCGTCATCGACAGAATAAACAGAAAGTGCCGGAATCCTTGAAAATGCAAaggaaaaagaggaaaaagaaggTTTTTGAGAAGAATAAGCTTGAAATTAGGGCAAAGTTGCTGAAATTAGCGAGGCCGGTGAAGAGGAAGCGAGTGATCGGAGGGGAATCGGAGGCGTTAGATGAAGCTGTTCGTAAGATGAAACTGAAGAGAGGGGATTTGCCATTGGAGCTTATAAGGATGGTTTTGAAAAGAGAAgctgagaagaagaaaaagaaaaggaaagaaagtgAGTGtagtgattttgatgatgatgatgatgatgatgatgatgatgatgatgatgaaaagGGTGACTTGATGAGAGAATTGCCTAATGGGTTAATGGCTATTTCTTCGTCAAGTCCACATTTTGATAATGCAGGTTCATGCTCTGGTTCTGGTTCGGCTTCCGGTTCTGGttctgtttcaggttcttgtattaaTGTTAAAGTAGGAGAAACTGATAATAATGCTGTTGCCATTACCAGAAGGCGGTTTCGGTCTAAGAACATTGAGCCATTACCTGTTGGTACATTGCAG GTTCTGCCATACAAGAAGAATGGAGCAAATTtgaggagagggagaagaataagGTGCCATTGGTGTCGAAAAGGCGGTGCTCCTAATTTGATCAAGTGTTCTAGTTGTAAACAGCAGTTCTTTTGCTTGGATTGCATAAAAGAACA CTATTTTTTTAAGCGAGAAGAAGTTCAGGTAGCTTGTCCGGTATGCCGTGGAACTTGCAGCTGCAGGGCCTGCTCAGTGAGTCAACGTAGAGACGATGAAT tatttatatttcaGGAGTTTCTAAGGGACAAGATAAAAGTAGACAAGGTGTTAGATTTTCATTATTTGATCTGCATGCTCCTTCCTGTTTTTAAGCAAATAAACCAAGACCAGAGTGTTGAGATTGATGTGGAGGCCAAAATTCAAG GCaaaaaactctgtgatattcagGTCCAACCTGCTGAATCTGGTGGCAATAAGGAATACTGTTG CAGTTACTGCAAGACTCTCATTCTGGATTTCCATAGAAGCTGCCCAAAGTGTTCATATAGCCTCTGCTTAAGTTGTTGTCGGGATATCTTTCAAGGGAATTTATTCGGAACTATCAAAGAAGTTAACTGCAAATGCCCAAAGAGAAGGAAAACTTGTTTGCCCGGTATTTGCCTTTCAGATAGGAAATCTGTAAGAATAACCAGGCAGACCTCTGACAGTAGGTATTCTGATTCTTCTGTATCATTGCCTAGTCAGAAAGCTCCTGATGGCAGTGTTCCTATCTCATGCCCACCTAGTGAGTTCGGTGGTTGTGGTGATGGCCTTCTTGATCTGAGATGTATTTTGCCGCAAAGTTGGTTCAAAGAGCTGGAAGTAAGTGCTGAAGAGATAGTTGGCAGCTATGAATTGCCGGAAGCATTTGATACTTTTTCATGCTGCTCCTTATGTCCTGCGACAGATGATGAAGCCAAAAGGGTGAAGCAGTTGCAAGAGGCTTCTAGGAGAGAGAATTCAAATGATAACTTCCTATTTTACCCCACTATATTGAACATTCATGGTGATAACCTGGAGCACTTCCAGAAGCATTGGTGTAAAGGCCATCCTGTAATATTTCGGAATGTTCTTCAGACTACTGCTTTAAGTTGGGATCCAATATTCTTGTTTTGCTCATATCTTAAGAATAGTGTTGCCAAAGCTGAGAACGAAGAGCCAAGTAAAGCTACAACTTGTTCAGACTGGTTCGAG GTTGAAATTGGTATTAAGCAGTTATTTTTGGGGTCATTAAGGGGGCTGGCACAATCTAGTATGTGTGATGAGAAGCTGAAACTGAAGGGCTGGCTTTCTTCTCCTTTATTTCAAGAACAATTCCCGGATCATTATTCTGAAATCATTCAATCTTTACCACTTCGAGAATATATGAATCCTGGAAGCGGCATTTTGAACATTGCTGCAAGGTTGCCACAAGAAATCACAAAGCCTGACCTAGGTCCATCTGTCTCTATCTCTTATTGCAGCAGTGAGGAACTTGCACAAGCCAATTCCGTGACAAATTTGTGTTATGGTTTATGTGATATG GTTAATGTTTTGGCACATGCTACAGATGCTCCTGTTTGCATGAAGcaacttaataaaataagaaagttaatgaaaaagaaaaaatttcaagACGAAAGGGAGCTTGCTAAGACTCACCTTGATCAAAAGATGGCTAATGAACTGAAAGAAAAATCTAAGTCAAATGGTGAAAACATAAAAGTAGGATTGAATGGTATGATCAataaagaaatgcattctcgtaaCACAGTTCCAAAACTTTCTCGATCACCTTCTGCGGTGCATGATGCACATGATAAGGAAGACAGCTCTGACTCTGACTCTGATTCTGATTCCGACTGTAATTCAAATTCTGAAGCTGCACTACATCCATGTGATACCATTCACGGCTCAGAAGCATTAGAAGATCAGGAAATCTTTGGGAAAAGAACAGATTTGGCTAAGTCTTGTGGTGCAGAATGGGATGTCTTCCGCAGACAGGATGTTCCAAAGCTTATGGAGTACCTTAGAAAGCATTCAAATGAGTTTGGTCATACATGTGGCTTTCAGAAACAT GTGGTTCATCCAATCCTCGATCAGAATTTCTTTCTTGATACAAGTCACAAAAGGAGGCTGAAGGAGGAGTATG AAATTGAGCCCTGGACATTTGAACAACATGTTGGAGAAGCCATAATAATTCCAGCTGGCTGTCCATACCAGATTAGAAACGTTAAG TCCTGTGTTAATGTGGTTTTGGACTTTGTTTCACCGGAAAATGTGACCGAGTGTATCCGGTTGATCAATGAATTTCGTCTGCTTCCAGACGATCATAAAGCCAAAGCAAAAAAGTTtgag GTTGAGAAGATGGCCCTGTATAGGATTAGTGCAGCAATAAAAGAAATCCGCGAGCTTATATGTTCAGA GTCCAGTGCTGAGCTCAGTGAGTAG
- the LOC107937768 gene encoding lysine-specific demethylase JMJ25 isoform X1, translated as MEGEGAIPDHLRCNRTDGRQWRCKRRVMEGKKLCELHHIQGRHRQNKQKVPESLKMQRKKRKKKVFEKNKLEIRAKLLKLARPVKRKRVIGGESEALDEAVRKMKLKRGDLPLELIRMVLKREAEKKKKKRKESECSDFDDDDDDDDDDDDDEKGDLMRELPNGLMAISSSSPHFDNAGSCSGSGSASGSGSVSGSCINVKVGETDNNAVAITRRRFRSKNIEPLPVGTLQVLPYKKNGANLRRGRRIRCHWCRKGGAPNLIKCSSCKQQFFCLDCIKEHYFFKREEVQVACPVCRGTCSCRACSVSQRRDDELFIFQEFLRDKIKVDKVLDFHYLICMLLPVFKQINQDQSVEIDVEAKIQGKKLCDIQVQPAESGGNKEYCCSYCKTLILDFHRSCPKCSYSLCLSCCRDIFQGNLFGTIKEVNCKCPKRRKTCLPGICLSDRKSVRITRQTSDSRYSDSSVSLPSQKAPDGSVPISCPPSEFGGCGDGLLDLRCILPQSWFKELEVSAEEIVGSYELPEAFDTFSCCSLCPATDDEAKRVKQLQEASRRENSNDNFLFYPTILNIHGDNLEHFQKHWCKGHPVIFRNVLQTTALSWDPIFLFCSYLKNSVAKAENEEPSKATTCSDWFEVEIGIKQLFLGSLRGLAQSSMCDEKLKLKGWLSSPLFQEQFPDHYSEIIQSLPLREYMNPGSGILNIAARLPQEITKPDLGPSVSISYCSSEELAQANSVTNLCYGLCDMVNVLAHATDAPVCMKQLNKIRKLMKKKKFQDERELAKTHLDQKMANELKEKSKSNGENIKVGLNGMINKEMHSRNTVPKLSRSPSAVHDAHDKEDSSDSDSDSDSDCNSNSEAALHPCDTIHGSEALEDQEIFGKRTDLAKSCGAEWDVFRRQDVPKLMEYLRKHSNEFGHTCGFQKHVVHPILDQNFFLDTSHKRRLKEEYEIEPWTFEQHVGEAIIIPAGCPYQIRNVKSCVNVVLDFVSPENVTECIRLINEFRLLPDDHKAKAKKFEVEKMALYRISAAIKEIRELICSEFRSSAELSE; from the exons ATGGAGGGGGAAGGTGCTATACCGGACCATCTCCGGTGCAATCGAACAGACGGGAGACAATGGCGGTGTAAGCGACGTGTAATGGAAGGGAAAAAGCTCTGTGAGCTTCACCATATCCAAGGCCGTCATCGACAGAATAAACAGAAAGTGCCGGAATCCTTGAAAATGCAAaggaaaaagaggaaaaagaaggTTTTTGAGAAGAATAAGCTTGAAATTAGGGCAAAGTTGCTGAAATTAGCGAGGCCGGTGAAGAGGAAGCGAGTGATCGGAGGGGAATCGGAGGCGTTAGATGAAGCTGTTCGTAAGATGAAACTGAAGAGAGGGGATTTGCCATTGGAGCTTATAAGGATGGTTTTGAAAAGAGAAgctgagaagaagaaaaagaaaaggaaagaaagtgAGTGtagtgattttgatgatgatgatgatgatgatgatgatgatgatgatgatgaaaagGGTGACTTGATGAGAGAATTGCCTAATGGGTTAATGGCTATTTCTTCGTCAAGTCCACATTTTGATAATGCAGGTTCATGCTCTGGTTCTGGTTCGGCTTCCGGTTCTGGttctgtttcaggttcttgtattaaTGTTAAAGTAGGAGAAACTGATAATAATGCTGTTGCCATTACCAGAAGGCGGTTTCGGTCTAAGAACATTGAGCCATTACCTGTTGGTACATTGCAG GTTCTGCCATACAAGAAGAATGGAGCAAATTtgaggagagggagaagaataagGTGCCATTGGTGTCGAAAAGGCGGTGCTCCTAATTTGATCAAGTGTTCTAGTTGTAAACAGCAGTTCTTTTGCTTGGATTGCATAAAAGAACA CTATTTTTTTAAGCGAGAAGAAGTTCAGGTAGCTTGTCCGGTATGCCGTGGAACTTGCAGCTGCAGGGCCTGCTCAGTGAGTCAACGTAGAGACGATGAAT tatttatatttcaGGAGTTTCTAAGGGACAAGATAAAAGTAGACAAGGTGTTAGATTTTCATTATTTGATCTGCATGCTCCTTCCTGTTTTTAAGCAAATAAACCAAGACCAGAGTGTTGAGATTGATGTGGAGGCCAAAATTCAAG GCaaaaaactctgtgatattcagGTCCAACCTGCTGAATCTGGTGGCAATAAGGAATACTGTTG CAGTTACTGCAAGACTCTCATTCTGGATTTCCATAGAAGCTGCCCAAAGTGTTCATATAGCCTCTGCTTAAGTTGTTGTCGGGATATCTTTCAAGGGAATTTATTCGGAACTATCAAAGAAGTTAACTGCAAATGCCCAAAGAGAAGGAAAACTTGTTTGCCCGGTATTTGCCTTTCAGATAGGAAATCTGTAAGAATAACCAGGCAGACCTCTGACAGTAGGTATTCTGATTCTTCTGTATCATTGCCTAGTCAGAAAGCTCCTGATGGCAGTGTTCCTATCTCATGCCCACCTAGTGAGTTCGGTGGTTGTGGTGATGGCCTTCTTGATCTGAGATGTATTTTGCCGCAAAGTTGGTTCAAAGAGCTGGAAGTAAGTGCTGAAGAGATAGTTGGCAGCTATGAATTGCCGGAAGCATTTGATACTTTTTCATGCTGCTCCTTATGTCCTGCGACAGATGATGAAGCCAAAAGGGTGAAGCAGTTGCAAGAGGCTTCTAGGAGAGAGAATTCAAATGATAACTTCCTATTTTACCCCACTATATTGAACATTCATGGTGATAACCTGGAGCACTTCCAGAAGCATTGGTGTAAAGGCCATCCTGTAATATTTCGGAATGTTCTTCAGACTACTGCTTTAAGTTGGGATCCAATATTCTTGTTTTGCTCATATCTTAAGAATAGTGTTGCCAAAGCTGAGAACGAAGAGCCAAGTAAAGCTACAACTTGTTCAGACTGGTTCGAG GTTGAAATTGGTATTAAGCAGTTATTTTTGGGGTCATTAAGGGGGCTGGCACAATCTAGTATGTGTGATGAGAAGCTGAAACTGAAGGGCTGGCTTTCTTCTCCTTTATTTCAAGAACAATTCCCGGATCATTATTCTGAAATCATTCAATCTTTACCACTTCGAGAATATATGAATCCTGGAAGCGGCATTTTGAACATTGCTGCAAGGTTGCCACAAGAAATCACAAAGCCTGACCTAGGTCCATCTGTCTCTATCTCTTATTGCAGCAGTGAGGAACTTGCACAAGCCAATTCCGTGACAAATTTGTGTTATGGTTTATGTGATATG GTTAATGTTTTGGCACATGCTACAGATGCTCCTGTTTGCATGAAGcaacttaataaaataagaaagttaatgaaaaagaaaaaatttcaagACGAAAGGGAGCTTGCTAAGACTCACCTTGATCAAAAGATGGCTAATGAACTGAAAGAAAAATCTAAGTCAAATGGTGAAAACATAAAAGTAGGATTGAATGGTATGATCAataaagaaatgcattctcgtaaCACAGTTCCAAAACTTTCTCGATCACCTTCTGCGGTGCATGATGCACATGATAAGGAAGACAGCTCTGACTCTGACTCTGATTCTGATTCCGACTGTAATTCAAATTCTGAAGCTGCACTACATCCATGTGATACCATTCACGGCTCAGAAGCATTAGAAGATCAGGAAATCTTTGGGAAAAGAACAGATTTGGCTAAGTCTTGTGGTGCAGAATGGGATGTCTTCCGCAGACAGGATGTTCCAAAGCTTATGGAGTACCTTAGAAAGCATTCAAATGAGTTTGGTCATACATGTGGCTTTCAGAAACAT GTGGTTCATCCAATCCTCGATCAGAATTTCTTTCTTGATACAAGTCACAAAAGGAGGCTGAAGGAGGAGTATG AAATTGAGCCCTGGACATTTGAACAACATGTTGGAGAAGCCATAATAATTCCAGCTGGCTGTCCATACCAGATTAGAAACGTTAAG TCCTGTGTTAATGTGGTTTTGGACTTTGTTTCACCGGAAAATGTGACCGAGTGTATCCGGTTGATCAATGAATTTCGTCTGCTTCCAGACGATCATAAAGCCAAAGCAAAAAAGTTtgag GTTGAGAAGATGGCCCTGTATAGGATTAGTGCAGCAATAAAAGAAATCCGCGAGCTTATATGTTCAGA GTTTAGGTCCAGTGCTGAGCTCAGTGAGTAG
- the LOC107937768 gene encoding lysine-specific demethylase JMJ25 isoform X5, whose amino-acid sequence MEGEGAIPDHLRCNRTDGRQWRCKRRVMEGKKLCELHHIQGRHRQNKQKVPESLKMQRKKRKKKVFEKNKLEIRAKLLKLARPVKRKRVIGGESEALDEAVRKMKLKRGDLPLELIRMVLKREAEKKKKKRKESECSDFDDDDDDDDDDDDDEKGDLMRELPNGLMAISSSSPHFDNAGSCSGSGSASGSGSVSGSCINVKVGETDNNAVAITRRRFRSKNIEPLPVGTLQVLPYKKNGANLRRGRRIRCHWCRKGGAPNLIKCSSCKQQFFCLDCIKEHYFFKREEVQVACPVCRGTCSCRACSVSQRRDDECKEFLRDKIKVDKVLDFHYLICMLLPVFKQINQDQSVEIDVEAKIQGKKLCDIQVQPAESGGNKEYCCSYCKTLILDFHRSCPKCSYSLCLSCCRDIFQGNLFGTIKEVNCKCPKRRKTCLPGICLSDRKSVRITRQTSDSRYSDSSVSLPSQKAPDGSVPISCPPSEFGGCGDGLLDLRCILPQSWFKELEVSAEEIVGSYELPEAFDTFSCCSLCPATDDEAKRVKQLQEASRRENSNDNFLFYPTILNIHGDNLEHFQKHWCKGHPVIFRNVLQTTALSWDPIFLFCSYLKNSVAKAENEEPSKATTCSDWFEVEIGIKQLFLGSLRGLAQSSMCDEKLKLKGWLSSPLFQEQFPDHYSEIIQSLPLREYMNPGSGILNIAARLPQEITKPDLGPSVSISYCSSEELAQANSVTNLCYGLCDMVNVLAHATDAPVCMKQLNKIRKLMKKKKFQDERELAKTHLDQKMANELKEKSKSNGENIKVGLNGMINKEMHSRNTVPKLSRSPSAVHDAHDKEDSSDSDSDSDSDCNSNSEAALHPCDTIHGSEALEDQEIFGKRTDLAKSCGAEWDVFRRQDVPKLMEYLRKHSNEFGHTCGFQKHVVHPILDQNFFLDTSHKRRLKEEYEIEPWTFEQHVGEAIIIPAGCPYQIRNVKSCVNVVLDFVSPENVTECIRLINEFRLLPDDHKAKAKKFEVEKMALYRISAAIKEIRELICSEFRSSAELSE is encoded by the exons ATGGAGGGGGAAGGTGCTATACCGGACCATCTCCGGTGCAATCGAACAGACGGGAGACAATGGCGGTGTAAGCGACGTGTAATGGAAGGGAAAAAGCTCTGTGAGCTTCACCATATCCAAGGCCGTCATCGACAGAATAAACAGAAAGTGCCGGAATCCTTGAAAATGCAAaggaaaaagaggaaaaagaaggTTTTTGAGAAGAATAAGCTTGAAATTAGGGCAAAGTTGCTGAAATTAGCGAGGCCGGTGAAGAGGAAGCGAGTGATCGGAGGGGAATCGGAGGCGTTAGATGAAGCTGTTCGTAAGATGAAACTGAAGAGAGGGGATTTGCCATTGGAGCTTATAAGGATGGTTTTGAAAAGAGAAgctgagaagaagaaaaagaaaaggaaagaaagtgAGTGtagtgattttgatgatgatgatgatgatgatgatgatgatgatgatgatgaaaagGGTGACTTGATGAGAGAATTGCCTAATGGGTTAATGGCTATTTCTTCGTCAAGTCCACATTTTGATAATGCAGGTTCATGCTCTGGTTCTGGTTCGGCTTCCGGTTCTGGttctgtttcaggttcttgtattaaTGTTAAAGTAGGAGAAACTGATAATAATGCTGTTGCCATTACCAGAAGGCGGTTTCGGTCTAAGAACATTGAGCCATTACCTGTTGGTACATTGCAG GTTCTGCCATACAAGAAGAATGGAGCAAATTtgaggagagggagaagaataagGTGCCATTGGTGTCGAAAAGGCGGTGCTCCTAATTTGATCAAGTGTTCTAGTTGTAAACAGCAGTTCTTTTGCTTGGATTGCATAAAAGAACA CTATTTTTTTAAGCGAGAAGAAGTTCAGGTAGCTTGTCCGGTATGCCGTGGAACTTGCAGCTGCAGGGCCTGCTCAGTGAGTCAACGTAGAGACGATGAATGTAAG GAGTTTCTAAGGGACAAGATAAAAGTAGACAAGGTGTTAGATTTTCATTATTTGATCTGCATGCTCCTTCCTGTTTTTAAGCAAATAAACCAAGACCAGAGTGTTGAGATTGATGTGGAGGCCAAAATTCAAG GCaaaaaactctgtgatattcagGTCCAACCTGCTGAATCTGGTGGCAATAAGGAATACTGTTG CAGTTACTGCAAGACTCTCATTCTGGATTTCCATAGAAGCTGCCCAAAGTGTTCATATAGCCTCTGCTTAAGTTGTTGTCGGGATATCTTTCAAGGGAATTTATTCGGAACTATCAAAGAAGTTAACTGCAAATGCCCAAAGAGAAGGAAAACTTGTTTGCCCGGTATTTGCCTTTCAGATAGGAAATCTGTAAGAATAACCAGGCAGACCTCTGACAGTAGGTATTCTGATTCTTCTGTATCATTGCCTAGTCAGAAAGCTCCTGATGGCAGTGTTCCTATCTCATGCCCACCTAGTGAGTTCGGTGGTTGTGGTGATGGCCTTCTTGATCTGAGATGTATTTTGCCGCAAAGTTGGTTCAAAGAGCTGGAAGTAAGTGCTGAAGAGATAGTTGGCAGCTATGAATTGCCGGAAGCATTTGATACTTTTTCATGCTGCTCCTTATGTCCTGCGACAGATGATGAAGCCAAAAGGGTGAAGCAGTTGCAAGAGGCTTCTAGGAGAGAGAATTCAAATGATAACTTCCTATTTTACCCCACTATATTGAACATTCATGGTGATAACCTGGAGCACTTCCAGAAGCATTGGTGTAAAGGCCATCCTGTAATATTTCGGAATGTTCTTCAGACTACTGCTTTAAGTTGGGATCCAATATTCTTGTTTTGCTCATATCTTAAGAATAGTGTTGCCAAAGCTGAGAACGAAGAGCCAAGTAAAGCTACAACTTGTTCAGACTGGTTCGAG GTTGAAATTGGTATTAAGCAGTTATTTTTGGGGTCATTAAGGGGGCTGGCACAATCTAGTATGTGTGATGAGAAGCTGAAACTGAAGGGCTGGCTTTCTTCTCCTTTATTTCAAGAACAATTCCCGGATCATTATTCTGAAATCATTCAATCTTTACCACTTCGAGAATATATGAATCCTGGAAGCGGCATTTTGAACATTGCTGCAAGGTTGCCACAAGAAATCACAAAGCCTGACCTAGGTCCATCTGTCTCTATCTCTTATTGCAGCAGTGAGGAACTTGCACAAGCCAATTCCGTGACAAATTTGTGTTATGGTTTATGTGATATG GTTAATGTTTTGGCACATGCTACAGATGCTCCTGTTTGCATGAAGcaacttaataaaataagaaagttaatgaaaaagaaaaaatttcaagACGAAAGGGAGCTTGCTAAGACTCACCTTGATCAAAAGATGGCTAATGAACTGAAAGAAAAATCTAAGTCAAATGGTGAAAACATAAAAGTAGGATTGAATGGTATGATCAataaagaaatgcattctcgtaaCACAGTTCCAAAACTTTCTCGATCACCTTCTGCGGTGCATGATGCACATGATAAGGAAGACAGCTCTGACTCTGACTCTGATTCTGATTCCGACTGTAATTCAAATTCTGAAGCTGCACTACATCCATGTGATACCATTCACGGCTCAGAAGCATTAGAAGATCAGGAAATCTTTGGGAAAAGAACAGATTTGGCTAAGTCTTGTGGTGCAGAATGGGATGTCTTCCGCAGACAGGATGTTCCAAAGCTTATGGAGTACCTTAGAAAGCATTCAAATGAGTTTGGTCATACATGTGGCTTTCAGAAACAT GTGGTTCATCCAATCCTCGATCAGAATTTCTTTCTTGATACAAGTCACAAAAGGAGGCTGAAGGAGGAGTATG AAATTGAGCCCTGGACATTTGAACAACATGTTGGAGAAGCCATAATAATTCCAGCTGGCTGTCCATACCAGATTAGAAACGTTAAG TCCTGTGTTAATGTGGTTTTGGACTTTGTTTCACCGGAAAATGTGACCGAGTGTATCCGGTTGATCAATGAATTTCGTCTGCTTCCAGACGATCATAAAGCCAAAGCAAAAAAGTTtgag GTTGAGAAGATGGCCCTGTATAGGATTAGTGCAGCAATAAAAGAAATCCGCGAGCTTATATGTTCAGA GTTTAGGTCCAGTGCTGAGCTCAGTGAGTAG